In one Candidatus Nitronereus thalassa genomic region, the following are encoded:
- a CDS encoding polysaccharide biosynthesis protein: MNLEDKRILITGGTGSLGKVLVSRILTGELGKPKKVIVFSRDEAKQHAMRLAYQHRKVATDEIIYRNFNELLEFWIGDVRDFHSVASVLGRIDIVFNAAALKQVPTCEYFPYEAVRTNIHGAENIVRAIRELQLSVDTVVGVSTDKACKPVNVMGMTKAIQERIFLSANLTCPSTRFICVRYGNVLASRGSVIPLFLEQIRSGGPVTITSPHMTRFLLSLDQAVDVIFAGVRNGSRGETFIPRVPSARVCDIAAVLMGEREIETKVVGIRPGEKIHEILVSEEECHRTVESGGYYVIKPILPEINKTSCVEHLLTNEYSSEANPLNLQETKEFLQKHQLSVTD; this comes from the coding sequence ATGAATTTAGAAGACAAGCGAATATTAATCACCGGTGGCACAGGTTCTTTAGGGAAAGTCTTGGTTTCAAGAATTCTGACTGGGGAGCTTGGTAAACCGAAGAAGGTCATTGTTTTTAGCCGAGATGAAGCGAAACAACATGCGATGCGGTTAGCTTATCAACACCGAAAAGTTGCAACGGATGAAATAATTTATAGAAATTTTAATGAACTTTTAGAGTTTTGGATCGGAGATGTTCGAGATTTTCATTCAGTGGCATCTGTTTTAGGTCGCATCGATATAGTATTTAATGCTGCGGCTTTGAAGCAGGTTCCCACTTGTGAATATTTTCCATACGAAGCTGTGCGCACCAATATTCATGGCGCTGAAAATATTGTTCGAGCAATTCGTGAGCTTCAATTGTCTGTAGATACTGTGGTAGGCGTTTCTACTGATAAGGCTTGTAAACCGGTAAACGTAATGGGTATGACCAAGGCTATCCAGGAACGGATTTTTCTGAGCGCCAACTTGACGTGTCCTTCCACGAGATTTATTTGTGTGCGCTATGGAAATGTTTTAGCATCTCGTGGCTCAGTTATTCCTCTTTTTTTAGAACAAATTCGTTCTGGGGGGCCTGTTACCATTACCAGTCCTCACATGACAAGATTTCTTTTGAGTTTGGACCAAGCGGTTGATGTCATTTTTGCGGGAGTTCGAAATGGGAGTAGGGGGGAGACGTTTATTCCTCGTGTTCCCTCTGCCAGGGTGTGCGATATTGCAGCAGTACTGATGGGTGAAAGAGAAATTGAAACTAAGGTCGTTGGGATTCGTCCGGGTGAAAAAATCCATGAAATTCTAGTTTCGGAAGAAGAGTGTCACCGTACTGTGGAGAGTGGAGGGTATTATGTGATAAAACCGATCCTTCCTGAAATCAATAAAACCTCATGTGTCGAGCATTTATTGACTAACGAATATAGCTCGGAAGCAAATCCGCTCAATCTTCAAGAAACAAAAGAATTTTTACAGAAACATCAACTTTCGGTCACGGATTGA
- a CDS encoding SDR family oxidoreductase translates to MRILILGGAGMLGHRLWAELSRHYEVWGTIRSSAERLPSISGIDRNRIRGDVDANNFDEVVRALAGVEPDVVINCIGVVKQHPLSSDPLTALEINALLPHRLSLIAKAASIRLIHFSTDCVFSGNKPLPYCEDDQSDAEDLYGRTKFLGEISYGDHTLTLRTSIIGRELQTQYGLIEWFLRQNKPVNGWRNAIFSGFTTNFIARILLEHVLANPKLAGVYHLSSDALSKYDLLNLVNKIYKRRTRIDPDDTVNCNRALDSTRFRMETGFHPPSWPEMIQDMYDQPTSQG, encoded by the coding sequence GTGAGAATTCTGATATTAGGTGGAGCAGGAATGCTTGGACATCGTTTATGGGCAGAACTCTCCAGGCACTATGAGGTATGGGGAACTATTCGGTCCTCAGCTGAACGGTTGCCTTCAATCTCTGGAATTGACCGCAACAGAATTCGAGGAGATGTTGATGCCAATAATTTTGATGAAGTTGTTCGGGCCTTAGCAGGCGTTGAGCCCGATGTCGTGATTAACTGTATTGGTGTGGTGAAGCAGCACCCGCTTTCAAGCGATCCCTTAACGGCTTTAGAAATAAATGCCTTGTTGCCTCATCGCCTTTCCCTTATAGCCAAGGCCGCTAGTATTCGGTTAATTCATTTTAGTACGGACTGTGTTTTTTCTGGTAACAAACCCCTGCCTTATTGTGAGGATGACCAGTCGGATGCTGAAGATTTATATGGCCGCACGAAATTCTTAGGTGAGATTTCCTATGGGGATCATACCCTTACATTGCGAACTTCCATCATAGGACGAGAATTGCAAACCCAGTATGGCCTTATTGAGTGGTTTTTGCGTCAAAACAAGCCTGTGAACGGATGGCGAAATGCAATATTTAGCGGATTTACGACTAACTTCATTGCTCGAATTTTGTTGGAACATGTGTTGGCTAATCCTAAACTTGCTGGTGTCTATCATCTTTCAAGCGATGCTCTTTCAAAGTACGACCTTTTGAATTTAGTAAATAAAATATATAAACGTAGGACAAGAATTGATCCTGATGATACTGTGAATTGCAATCGTGCTTTGGATTCGACAAGATTTAGGATGGAAACTGGTTTCCATCCACCAAGTTGGCCGGAGATGATCCAAGATATGTATGATCAACCCACTTCACAGGGATGA
- a CDS encoding glycosyltransferase family 4 protein, with translation MKILIVTQYFWPEAFRINDLAVDLTIRRHEVTVLTGMPNYPSGCFFKGYGLFFPAKEFYKGLNVVRVPLIPRGNGKWWRLVLNYLSFALCASVLGPFRCQGKYDQIFVYQPSPVTVGLPALILKKLKDTPIVFWVQDLWPESLSATGFTKSAWLIKVVSQFVRFIYTRCDCILVQSQGFIPEVIALGGSPQKIKYFPNWAESFYHPVKVDKDSPERDEFPKGFRILFGGNVGNAQSFETILDAADRLKLHPEIHWMIIGDGHRRLWLEKEIHERNLSETVHVLGRRAPETMPRYFALADALLVSLRKDPVFAKTIPSKVQSYLACGRPVIASLEGEGAKVVDESGAGIVCEPENGGLLAKAALTLSRTSEETRNLMGEKGRLYYEKHFERDMLIGVLEGVLSHQILRKT, from the coding sequence GTGAAGATTTTAATTGTTACGCAATATTTCTGGCCAGAAGCTTTCCGTATTAACGATCTTGCGGTTGACTTAACAATCCGAAGGCATGAGGTGACAGTGCTCACTGGAATGCCTAATTACCCATCAGGCTGCTTTTTTAAAGGGTATGGTTTGTTTTTTCCTGCCAAAGAATTTTATAAAGGTCTTAATGTCGTCCGAGTTCCTCTCATTCCAAGGGGTAATGGCAAGTGGTGGCGCTTGGTACTGAATTATCTTTCCTTTGCCCTATGTGCAAGTGTGCTCGGTCCTTTTCGGTGTCAGGGAAAATATGATCAAATATTTGTATATCAACCATCTCCTGTCACTGTTGGCCTTCCTGCTCTCATATTGAAGAAACTAAAAGATACACCAATTGTTTTTTGGGTTCAGGATCTTTGGCCAGAAAGTCTCTCTGCGACGGGATTTACCAAATCAGCATGGTTGATTAAGGTAGTTTCTCAGTTTGTGAGATTTATCTACACACGTTGTGATTGTATTTTAGTTCAATCGCAGGGGTTTATTCCAGAAGTGATAGCCTTGGGAGGAAGTCCTCAAAAAATTAAATATTTTCCAAATTGGGCTGAGTCTTTTTATCATCCGGTTAAGGTCGATAAAGATTCTCCAGAAAGAGACGAATTCCCAAAGGGATTTAGAATTTTGTTTGGCGGGAATGTGGGAAATGCTCAATCTTTTGAGACTATCCTCGATGCTGCGGATCGACTTAAGCTTCATCCTGAAATTCACTGGATGATTATTGGAGATGGGCATCGAAGACTATGGTTGGAAAAGGAAATTCACGAGCGTAATTTAAGCGAGACCGTTCATGTTTTAGGTCGTCGAGCACCTGAAACCATGCCCCGCTATTTTGCCCTTGCCGATGCGCTTTTGGTTTCCCTTAGGAAGGACCCGGTATTCGCAAAAACTATTCCATCAAAAGTCCAATCATATTTGGCCTGTGGCCGTCCTGTTATTGCTTCGTTAGAAGGGGAGGGGGCTAAGGTGGTTGATGAGTCTGGTGCAGGAATTGTTTGTGAACCAGAAAATGGTGGATTACTAGCAAAGGCAGCATTAACCCTCTCGCGTACTTCGGAAGAAACCCGAAATCTTATGGGGGAAAAAGGAAGGCTATACTATGAAAAACATTTTGAAAGAGATATGTTAATAGGAGTTTTGGAAGGCGTGCTTTCTCATCAAATTCTGAGGAAAACCTAA
- a CDS encoding DDE-type integrase/transposase/recombinase — translation MTYIRPVEGWLYLAVILDLYSRLVIGWSMPPQLGRELVLQAVLMAVWKIAMPELVILLF, via the coding sequence ATAACGTATATCCGCCCAGTAGAAGGCTGGCTGTATCTGGCGGTGATTTTGGATTTATACTCACGACTAGTCATTGGTTGGTCGATGCCGCCCCAACTTGGTCGTGAATTGGTGCTTCAAGCTGTCCTGATGGCAGTGTGGAAAATAGCAATGCCTGAGCTCGTTATCCTTTTATTCTGA
- a CDS encoding glycosyltransferase family 2 protein has translation MGDKPTIALILLVFNEIDGLKAIVPAIDQSLFNEIILVDGGSSDGSTEFARKAGLRVIQQRKPGLSEAVLEAVSAATSEYLIEFSPDGNCKADDLPNLVAKIREGYDLVVVSRYLPPAVSYDDTAITHFGNWMFTKMIGMLGSPVVTDALTIYRGFRREIPISPSFKRLLVGPVFEPLVTAWVLGNGRSYAEIPGDEPRRIGGERKMRVIYNGSCIIYMVVRMYLLKLTRRIFMLKPRRLPPSSH, from the coding sequence GTGGGGGATAAACCTACAATTGCTCTGATTCTTCTGGTCTTCAATGAAATTGACGGTCTAAAGGCAATCGTCCCTGCAATTGACCAGTCCTTGTTCAACGAAATAATCCTGGTGGACGGTGGCTCCTCGGATGGATCGACAGAGTTTGCACGCAAAGCAGGCCTTCGTGTTATTCAGCAAAGAAAACCAGGGCTTTCAGAAGCTGTGTTAGAGGCTGTCTCGGCAGCCACGTCCGAGTACTTAATCGAATTTAGTCCAGACGGAAACTGCAAGGCGGATGATCTGCCGAATCTCGTAGCGAAGATTCGCGAAGGCTACGACTTAGTTGTTGTTTCGCGATATCTTCCTCCAGCAGTGTCCTACGACGATACAGCTATTACGCACTTCGGAAATTGGATGTTCACAAAGATGATCGGAATGCTTGGCAGCCCCGTTGTTACGGACGCGCTTACAATTTACCGAGGATTCCGGCGCGAGATTCCAATTTCTCCAAGCTTCAAACGCCTCCTGGTTGGGCCAGTATTTGAACCATTGGTTACGGCTTGGGTACTTGGAAATGGCCGATCCTACGCTGAAATTCCAGGCGATGAACCCCGACGCATCGGTGGGGAACGAAAGATGCGCGTTATCTATAATGGCAGTTGCATTATCTATATGGTCGTTCGAATGTATCTGCTTAAGCTGACCCGCAGAATTTTTATGCTAAAACCGCGACGGCTTCCGCCTAGCTCTCACTAA
- a CDS encoding Rieske 2Fe-2S domain-containing protein, with protein MSVDPDALRAQLESIDTKMSVTHGSYAVQSAASVPDLDWNHMDPHHRQFVHGTYGRSLRLCTGKDFQVSITKYGIWPIFLVVSDVRLRPGLFYQCFSLFGLVTVISVIRSVEQQSGTRQQIDWYILSKRLLKFVHPWLSKRIERLNRIQNEEDKPIRERRCQLRDQGYRFVSDQPDFLVASSLANNVIPPRLEGEHAVAIDAASPATLKSFRVGNLEFLYLSDAAGGLKLWPAVCSHEGGPLEKSLIPATSGRLKCPWHGMEFKGVHLTREQPTGFCGGTRLRLEGSHLLISPES; from the coding sequence ATGTCCGTAGATCCAGACGCATTACGCGCTCAATTAGAATCCATTGACACTAAAATGTCAGTGACCCATGGATCCTATGCGGTCCAATCCGCTGCGTCGGTTCCTGACCTTGATTGGAACCACATGGATCCGCATCACCGCCAATTCGTTCACGGTACTTATGGCAGGTCACTCCGTCTCTGCACGGGAAAGGACTTTCAGGTCTCGATCACCAAGTATGGAATTTGGCCAATATTTCTTGTCGTCTCTGATGTTCGGCTAAGGCCAGGTTTATTCTATCAGTGTTTCTCGCTTTTCGGCTTGGTTACCGTAATCTCCGTAATCCGCTCCGTTGAGCAACAGAGTGGAACGAGGCAGCAAATCGATTGGTACATTCTTTCGAAGCGGCTGTTGAAGTTTGTTCATCCGTGGTTAAGCAAGAGAATAGAGCGACTCAATCGAATCCAAAACGAGGAAGACAAACCGATCCGAGAGCGCCGTTGCCAGTTGCGGGATCAAGGATATCGGTTTGTTTCGGATCAACCAGATTTTCTGGTCGCGAGCTCGCTGGCGAACAATGTCATCCCTCCAAGGCTTGAGGGCGAGCACGCAGTAGCAATTGACGCTGCATCTCCGGCAACACTTAAGTCCTTCCGTGTCGGGAACCTCGAGTTCTTATATCTAAGTGACGCAGCCGGAGGTTTAAAACTCTGGCCCGCCGTATGTTCGCACGAAGGGGGTCCCCTAGAGAAGTCGCTCATTCCGGCTACAAGTGGCCGCCTCAAGTGCCCCTGGCACGGAATGGAGTTCAAGGGGGTTCACCTAACTCGCGAACAGCCAACCGGGTTCTGTGGTGGCACACGCTTGCGATTAGAAGGCTCTCATCTTCTGATTTCGCCGGAATCCTAG
- a CDS encoding class I SAM-dependent methyltransferase, translating into MKSTDEFLIEALRHVLPDRVIRRLPSLYYAINRYRFRLFNRPKISKETSKARFRRERQGFFNRFCKGKGLDIGYGGDLIVPSARGRDIEDGDAQKLPGIESESFDFVYSSHLLEHICEPEKALIRWWEVVRPGGHLILFVPERDLFEKRSRLPSNFSTDHKRFFLLNCDDPPDTLGVVPLVGRLLPDADIVYQAVCNEDYRDPGPGKHPEGEYSIEVVLRKRDRSSNAPPQAKVSHERFV; encoded by the coding sequence ATGAAATCCACTGATGAGTTTTTAATAGAAGCCTTAAGGCATGTGCTTCCAGACCGCGTTATTCGGCGACTTCCTAGCCTTTACTATGCAATCAACCGCTATCGCTTCCGTCTATTCAATCGCCCAAAAATCTCAAAAGAGACATCGAAGGCGCGATTCAGGCGGGAACGACAAGGTTTCTTTAATCGCTTCTGTAAAGGGAAAGGATTAGACATTGGCTACGGAGGCGATCTCATCGTGCCGTCAGCAAGAGGCCGGGACATTGAGGATGGTGACGCACAGAAGCTTCCAGGAATAGAGTCGGAATCATTCGATTTTGTCTACTCATCCCATCTTCTCGAGCATATTTGCGAACCCGAGAAGGCTCTTATACGATGGTGGGAAGTCGTGCGTCCAGGGGGTCATCTGATTCTCTTCGTACCGGAACGGGATCTTTTCGAGAAGCGATCCCGTCTACCATCCAACTTCAGTACTGACCATAAGCGCTTTTTCTTGTTGAATTGCGATGATCCGCCAGACACTCTTGGTGTTGTTCCATTGGTCGGTCGTCTGCTACCGGATGCTGATATCGTATATCAGGCTGTATGTAATGAAGATTATCGTGATCCTGGGCCAGGGAAGCACCCTGAGGGTGAGTACTCAATTGAGGTAGTTCTGCGGAAGCGTGACCGATCATCAAACGCGCCGCCCCAAGCGAAAGTATCACACGAAAGATTCGTGTAA